One region of Clavibacter michiganensis subsp. tessellarius genomic DNA includes:
- a CDS encoding DUF6278 family protein — MTEMFIKPKLLPFRVSSYSAAAPVPDRRVGHLDEWTALDAFAREEGIDLDMGDASVESLDVRLSSLPPAQASELLKDIAVYLGETVISRAPKCSWLLDGNGYPTLDIPNGDRWDVIKFCHWREQGAPSRLLDGVLEIATRGEGGA, encoded by the coding sequence ATGACAGAGATGTTCATCAAGCCGAAGCTGCTCCCCTTCCGCGTCTCCTCGTACTCCGCAGCAGCCCCCGTCCCCGATCGTCGAGTCGGCCACCTGGACGAGTGGACCGCGTTGGATGCATTCGCGCGAGAAGAGGGCATCGATCTGGACATGGGCGACGCGAGCGTCGAGTCCCTCGATGTGCGACTCTCGTCGCTGCCTCCGGCGCAAGCGTCCGAGCTGCTCAAGGACATAGCCGTCTACCTGGGCGAGACAGTCATATCGAGAGCACCGAAATGCAGCTGGTTGCTTGACGGAAACGGATATCCCACGCTGGATATACCGAATGGTGACCGATGGGACGTCATCAAGTTCTGTCATTGGCGAGAGCAGGGAGCTCCATCGCGCCTTCTCGATGGCGTCCTGGAGATCGCGACGAGAGGCGAGGGCGGAGCCTGA
- the crtI gene encoding phytoene desaturase family protein yields the protein MTRRLPGRRPAAPEAPTGLEKYDRVAQDTASVVIRRYSTSFGLASRLLGADVRQHIENVYALVRIADEIVDGAAAGAGVDPAHVEDLLDALEQETEDAMLRGYSTNLVVHAFAITARRAGFGAELTAPFFASMRMDLRRMEHTPASFTEYVYGSAEVVGLMCLRAFLVGHATTRPERIRFEEGAKRLGAAFQKVNFLRDLAADHDALGRSYFPGVDVATFSEADKERILDDIDADLRMSGAVIPDLPASSRRAVALAQGLFAELAVRLRDTPASELARTRVRVPDPVKARIALAAATGAEPSGVDGRLVRRSRAPRVHGARPAPAPSARPTPHEPVPSDPEQQESAMTAPTAIVIGGGIAGLASAALLARDGYRVTVVEGRDQVGGRAGSWEKDGFRFDLGPSWYLMPEVFDHFFKLMGTSAAAELDLVRLPGYRVLFEGDPEPIDIRDSREANLDLFESVEPGSRPAMARYLDSAKDVYEVAKRRFLYTTFADYRPLLKRDVVTRTGTLGKLLLTPLETHVARYVKDRRLRQILGYPAVFLGSSPKLAPSMYHLMSHLDLEDGVLYPQGGLITVIDAIERVARAEGVEIRTGAPVARILTEPTKAGKARARGAQITTEAGTETLDADVVVSTADLHHTETELLPEAFRTYPQAYWDKATAGPGAVLVYLGVRGELPELHHHTLLFTEDWDENFSRIFPPKGGTTSVPDPASIYVCKPSATDGSVAPEGHENVFILVPIPADPTIGRGGIDGAGDARVEEIADRAIQQISDWAGIPDLADRIVLRRTSGPGDFAADLHSWKGTILGPAHTLSQSAMFRAGNTSKRVDGLHYAGGSTIPGIGLPMCLISAEILVKRLRGDTSTGPGAEPLVRTVGRPVV from the coding sequence ATGACGCGTCGCCTGCCCGGCCGCCGGCCCGCCGCCCCCGAGGCGCCCACGGGACTCGAGAAGTACGACCGCGTCGCGCAGGACACCGCCTCCGTCGTGATCCGCCGCTACTCCACCTCCTTCGGCCTCGCCTCGCGCCTCCTCGGCGCGGACGTGCGCCAGCACATCGAGAACGTGTACGCGCTCGTGCGCATCGCCGACGAGATCGTCGACGGCGCGGCCGCCGGCGCCGGCGTGGATCCCGCGCACGTCGAGGACCTGCTCGACGCCCTCGAGCAGGAGACCGAGGACGCGATGCTGCGCGGCTACAGCACCAACCTCGTCGTGCACGCGTTCGCGATCACGGCCCGCCGCGCCGGCTTCGGCGCCGAGCTCACCGCGCCGTTCTTCGCCTCCATGCGGATGGACCTGCGGCGCATGGAGCACACGCCCGCGTCGTTCACGGAGTACGTGTACGGATCCGCCGAGGTCGTCGGCCTGATGTGCCTGCGCGCGTTCCTCGTCGGCCACGCCACCACGCGGCCCGAGCGGATCCGGTTCGAGGAGGGCGCCAAGCGCCTGGGCGCCGCGTTCCAGAAGGTCAACTTCCTCCGCGACCTCGCCGCCGACCACGACGCGCTCGGCCGCAGCTACTTCCCCGGCGTCGACGTCGCGACCTTCTCGGAGGCCGACAAGGAGCGCATCCTCGACGACATCGACGCCGACCTCCGCATGTCCGGCGCCGTGATCCCCGACCTCCCCGCCTCCAGCCGCCGCGCCGTGGCGCTCGCGCAGGGCCTGTTCGCCGAGCTCGCCGTGCGGCTCCGCGACACCCCGGCGTCCGAGCTGGCGCGCACGCGCGTGCGGGTGCCGGATCCGGTCAAGGCCCGCATCGCGCTCGCCGCCGCCACGGGCGCCGAGCCGTCCGGCGTCGACGGCCGCCTCGTCCGCCGCTCCCGCGCGCCCCGCGTCCACGGCGCCCGCCCCGCGCCCGCGCCCTCCGCCCGTCCCACCCCGCACGAGCCCGTCCCGTCCGACCCCGAGCAGCAGGAGAGCGCCATGACCGCACCCACCGCCATCGTGATCGGCGGCGGGATCGCCGGCCTCGCCTCCGCCGCGCTCCTCGCCCGCGACGGCTACCGCGTCACCGTCGTCGAGGGCCGCGACCAGGTCGGCGGCCGCGCCGGCTCCTGGGAGAAGGACGGCTTCCGCTTCGACCTCGGCCCCAGCTGGTACCTCATGCCCGAGGTGTTCGACCACTTCTTCAAGCTGATGGGCACGAGCGCCGCCGCCGAGCTCGACCTCGTGCGCCTGCCCGGCTACCGCGTGCTCTTCGAGGGCGATCCCGAGCCCATCGACATCCGCGACTCCCGCGAGGCGAACCTCGACCTCTTCGAGAGCGTCGAGCCCGGATCCCGCCCCGCGATGGCCCGCTACCTCGACTCCGCGAAGGACGTCTACGAGGTCGCCAAGAGGCGGTTCCTCTACACGACCTTCGCCGACTACCGGCCGCTGCTGAAGCGCGACGTCGTCACCCGCACGGGCACGCTCGGCAAGCTCCTGCTCACGCCGCTCGAGACCCACGTGGCCCGCTACGTGAAGGACCGCCGCCTCCGCCAGATCCTCGGCTACCCGGCCGTCTTCCTCGGCTCCTCGCCGAAGCTCGCGCCGAGCATGTACCACCTGATGAGCCACCTCGACCTCGAGGACGGCGTGCTGTACCCGCAGGGCGGCCTCATCACCGTCATCGACGCGATCGAGCGGGTGGCGCGCGCCGAGGGCGTCGAGATCCGCACCGGTGCTCCCGTCGCGCGGATCCTCACCGAGCCCACGAAGGCCGGGAAGGCGCGGGCGCGGGGCGCGCAGATCACCACCGAGGCCGGCACCGAGACGCTCGACGCCGACGTGGTCGTCTCCACCGCCGACCTGCACCACACCGAGACCGAGCTGCTCCCCGAGGCGTTCCGCACGTACCCGCAGGCGTACTGGGACAAGGCCACCGCGGGCCCCGGCGCCGTGCTCGTCTACCTCGGGGTGCGCGGCGAGCTGCCCGAGCTGCACCACCACACGCTGCTGTTCACGGAGGACTGGGACGAGAACTTCTCCCGCATCTTCCCGCCCAAGGGCGGCACGACCTCCGTGCCGGATCCCGCGAGCATCTACGTCTGCAAGCCCAGCGCCACCGACGGCTCGGTCGCCCCGGAGGGCCACGAGAACGTCTTCATCCTCGTGCCGATCCCCGCCGACCCGACCATCGGCCGCGGCGGGATCGACGGAGCCGGGGACGCGCGGGTCGAGGAGATCGCCGACCGGGCGATCCAGCAGATCAGCGACTGGGCCGGCATCCCCGACCTCGCCGACCGCATCGTCCTCCGCCGCACCTCGGGCCCCGGCGACTTCGCCGCCGACCTGCACTCCTGGAAGGGCACCATCCTCGGGCCCGCGCACACGCTCTCGCAGTCGGCCATGTTCCGCGCGGGCAACACGAGCAAGCGGGTCGACGGGCTGCACTACGCCGGCGGATCCACCATCCCCGGCATCGGCCTGCCCATGTGCCTCATCAGCGCAGAGATCCTCGTGAAGCGCCTCCGCGGCGACACGTCGACCGGCCCCGGCGCCGAGCCGCTCGTGCGCACGGTCGGCCGCCCGGTCGTCTGA
- a CDS encoding prenyltransferase, whose protein sequence is MSDVRARPGAAEVLRTIALSSRPLSWVNTAFPFAAAYLTVTRELDLTAVLGTLYFLIPYNLAMYGINDVFDYESDMRNPRKGGVEGAVLARAMHRPVLVAVLVTNVPFLAYLVAVGSAASVAVLAVSVFAVVAYSLKGLRFKERPILDSLTSSTHFTSPAVYGIVLAGGAFTPALGAILAAFFLWGVASHAFGAVQDIVADREGGLSSIATVLGGAATVRIAVLAYVAAGVAMLFTGFPGIVAAALVIPYVLSTAPFWSIRDEDAEAANRGWRRFLGLNFLSGFVVTMLLIAYWLATP, encoded by the coding sequence ATGAGTGACGTGCGGGCCCGGCCGGGCGCCGCGGAGGTGCTCCGCACCATCGCGCTCTCGTCCCGCCCGCTCTCCTGGGTGAACACGGCGTTCCCCTTCGCGGCCGCGTACCTCACGGTCACGCGCGAGCTCGACCTCACGGCCGTGCTCGGCACGCTCTACTTCCTCATCCCGTACAACCTCGCGATGTACGGCATCAACGACGTCTTCGACTACGAGTCCGACATGCGGAACCCGCGGAAGGGCGGCGTGGAGGGCGCGGTGCTCGCCCGCGCGATGCACCGGCCGGTGCTCGTCGCCGTGCTCGTGACGAACGTGCCGTTCCTCGCGTACCTCGTGGCCGTGGGATCCGCCGCCAGCGTGGCCGTGCTCGCCGTGAGCGTCTTCGCGGTGGTCGCGTACTCGCTCAAGGGCCTGCGCTTCAAGGAGCGGCCGATCCTCGACTCGCTCACCTCCAGCACGCACTTCACGTCGCCCGCGGTCTACGGCATCGTGCTCGCCGGCGGCGCGTTCACGCCGGCGCTGGGGGCGATCCTCGCGGCGTTCTTCCTGTGGGGCGTCGCGTCGCACGCGTTCGGCGCCGTGCAGGACATCGTGGCCGACCGCGAGGGCGGCCTCTCCTCCATCGCGACCGTGCTCGGCGGAGCCGCCACCGTGCGGATCGCGGTGCTCGCCTACGTCGCGGCCGGCGTCGCGATGCTGTTCACGGGCTTCCCCGGCATCGTCGCGGCCGCGCTCGTGATCCCGTACGTCCTCAGCACCGCGCCGTTCTGGTCGATCCGCGACGAGGACGCGGAGGCCGCCAACCGCGGCTGGCGCCGCTTCCTCGGCCTCAACTTCCTCTCCGGCTTCGTGGTGACGATGCTGCTCATCGCGTACTGGCTCGCCACGCCCTGA
- a CDS encoding DIP1984 family protein, with the protein MRLAEALMERSDLQRRVESLRSRIQATARYQEGEDPAEDAAALLAEAVEAVEAVDLLAALVTRINVTNTAAPLDDGTPLTAALARRDALRTRHGILTSAADAASGRAGGGMAAGYAPRQMRSELRQIAALPIREVRERADDAARELRELDARIQRANWEVELVEEAGGQEA; encoded by the coding sequence ATGAGACTCGCCGAGGCGCTGATGGAACGGTCCGACCTGCAGAGGCGCGTCGAGTCGCTGCGGAGCAGGATCCAGGCGACCGCCCGCTACCAGGAGGGCGAGGATCCCGCGGAGGACGCGGCCGCGCTGCTCGCGGAGGCGGTCGAGGCGGTCGAGGCGGTCGACCTGCTGGCGGCGCTCGTGACCCGGATCAACGTCACCAACACGGCCGCCCCCCTCGACGACGGCACGCCCCTCACGGCGGCGCTCGCCCGGCGCGATGCCCTGCGGACGCGGCACGGGATCCTCACCTCGGCCGCCGACGCCGCCTCCGGCCGTGCGGGCGGGGGCATGGCCGCCGGCTACGCGCCGCGGCAGATGCGGAGCGAGCTGCGGCAGATCGCGGCGCTGCCCATCCGCGAGGTGCGCGAGCGGGCCGACGACGCGGCGCGCGAGCTGCGGGAGCTGGACGCGCGGATCCAGCGCGCGAACTGGGAGGTCGAGCTGGTCGAGGAGGCAGGCGGGCAGGAGGCGTAG
- a CDS encoding SDR family NAD(P)-dependent oxidoreductase, producing MSQDQQFGGRTAIVTGAGSGIGRASALRFAREGARVIAADVSGERLDALVAENPGLDLVPVTGDITTEDGVQAIVAAADGRVDVLANVAGIMDGFLPAAEVDDRTWDLVFAVNVTAVMRLTRAVLPLMVEAGKGAIVNIASEAALRGSAAGLAYTASKHAVAGMTKNTAVLYAGQGIRANAVAPGATNTAIEAPMRSEHAGRVMGPIMQTIVPAPVEADEMANSVIWLASDQSSNVNGVILASDGGWSAI from the coding sequence ATGAGCCAGGACCAGCAGTTCGGCGGACGCACCGCCATCGTCACGGGAGCGGGCAGCGGCATCGGCCGCGCGTCGGCGCTCCGCTTCGCCCGGGAGGGCGCGCGCGTGATCGCCGCCGACGTCTCCGGCGAGCGCCTCGACGCGCTCGTGGCCGAGAACCCGGGCCTCGACCTCGTGCCCGTCACGGGCGACATCACGACGGAGGACGGCGTGCAGGCGATCGTCGCCGCGGCCGACGGGCGCGTCGACGTGCTCGCGAACGTCGCCGGGATCATGGACGGCTTCCTGCCCGCCGCCGAGGTCGACGACCGCACGTGGGACCTCGTGTTCGCGGTGAACGTGACCGCCGTGATGCGCCTCACGCGCGCCGTGCTGCCGCTCATGGTCGAGGCCGGGAAGGGCGCGATCGTCAACATCGCCTCCGAGGCCGCGCTCCGCGGATCCGCCGCCGGGCTCGCGTACACCGCCTCGAAGCACGCGGTCGCCGGCATGACGAAGAACACGGCCGTGCTCTACGCCGGGCAGGGCATCCGCGCGAACGCGGTCGCGCCCGGCGCCACGAACACGGCGATCGAGGCGCCGATGCGCTCGGAGCACGCCGGCCGCGTCATGGGGCCGATCATGCAGACGATCGTGCCGGCGCCGGTCGAGGCCGACGAGATGGCCAACTCGGTGATCTGGCTCGCGAGCGACCAGAGCAGCAACGTGAACGGCGTGATCCTCGCGTCGGACGGCGGCTGGTCCGCGATCTAG
- a CDS encoding lycopene cyclase domain-containing protein: MGVLYLAALLLTLGCMMLVDRRWRLFFWRDRTAAAVTTLVGVAFFLAWDVAGISQGIFFRGETAFMTGILVGHELPLEEVFFLTLLCYLTMNLVNGFSRLADHHVARARERANR; the protein is encoded by the coding sequence ATGGGTGTCCTCTACCTCGCGGCCCTCCTCCTCACCCTCGGCTGCATGATGCTCGTCGACCGCCGTTGGCGCCTGTTCTTCTGGCGCGACCGCACGGCCGCGGCCGTCACCACGCTCGTCGGCGTCGCGTTCTTCCTCGCCTGGGACGTGGCCGGCATCTCGCAGGGCATCTTCTTCCGCGGCGAGACGGCGTTCATGACGGGGATCCTCGTCGGCCACGAGCTCCCGCTGGAGGAGGTCTTCTTCCTCACGCTGCTCTGCTACCTCACGATGAACCTCGTCAACGGGTTCAGCCGCCTCGCCGACCACCACGTCGCCCGGGCCAGGGAGCGCGCGAACCGATGA
- a CDS encoding patatin-like phospholipase family protein: MSRAQASEQQGTTRGLVLGGGGVAGIAWETGLLSGLIAAGVDLAAADAVVGTSAGSVVAINLRAGAIDAAYDEHFVDVAGMAEPTGSRDLSRTIEVLGEGVVSTAGEIPTRQRIGEFALEEYDPEVDDAASVERIGQLLPIRDWPEQDLRITAVDAGTGRFTVFDKDSGADLVRASAASCAVPGVFPPVTIDGRPYMDGGMRSSTNADVVAEHERILVIACGPEAPASGMGPTLSTVVQQLRGRAEVLVIQADAESTAAFGENSLLLSTRKASAEAGRRQAERVADEVRAFWG; this comes from the coding sequence GTGAGCAGAGCGCAGGCATCGGAGCAGCAGGGCACCACGCGGGGACTGGTCCTCGGCGGCGGGGGCGTCGCCGGCATCGCGTGGGAGACCGGGCTCCTGTCGGGCCTCATCGCCGCGGGCGTCGACCTCGCGGCGGCCGACGCGGTCGTCGGCACGTCGGCCGGATCCGTCGTCGCGATCAACCTGCGCGCGGGCGCCATCGACGCCGCCTACGACGAGCACTTCGTCGACGTGGCCGGCATGGCCGAGCCCACCGGCAGCCGCGACCTCTCCCGCACGATCGAGGTGCTCGGCGAGGGCGTCGTGAGCACGGCGGGCGAGATCCCGACCCGGCAGAGGATCGGCGAGTTCGCGCTCGAGGAGTACGACCCCGAGGTCGACGACGCGGCGAGCGTCGAGCGCATCGGCCAGCTCCTCCCCATCCGCGACTGGCCCGAGCAGGACCTGCGCATCACCGCGGTCGACGCCGGCACCGGCCGCTTCACCGTCTTCGACAAGGACTCCGGCGCCGACCTCGTGCGCGCGTCCGCCGCGAGCTGCGCCGTCCCCGGCGTGTTCCCGCCCGTCACCATCGACGGCCGCCCCTACATGGACGGCGGCATGCGCTCCAGCACGAACGCCGACGTCGTCGCCGAGCACGAGCGGATCCTCGTCATCGCGTGCGGCCCCGAGGCCCCCGCCTCCGGCATGGGCCCGACGCTCTCGACCGTCGTGCAGCAGCTGCGCGGCCGGGCCGAGGTGCTCGTGATCCAGGCCGACGCCGAGAGCACCGCCGCCTTCGGCGAGAACTCGCTCCTGCTCTCCACCCGGAAGGCCTCCGCCGAGGCGGGCCGCCGCCAGGCCGAGCGCGTCGCCGACGAGGTCCGCGCGTTCTGGGGCTGA
- a CDS encoding DUF4190 domain-containing protein: MTFRYAPEPEPTAPRERKTSNGVGLAALIVGVVSLVGSVIPILNYVSGFLAVVGIVLGIIGLILRDRPRGMALGGLVLSAIALILSIVLAIVYTVGIATVIGDAVEDSREQARTAEPADPATPAPGATGGITVDYELTGTVPSALATWSSVSTDDIGYESATAQGLPFTRGTVLPDDVTPRDGGLTLSGMADAADGDLTCRISVRGVVVEERTATGPQASVVCLADVDEIRAAAAG, translated from the coding sequence ATGACCTTCCGCTACGCGCCCGAGCCCGAGCCGACCGCACCCCGCGAGCGGAAGACGTCCAACGGCGTCGGGCTCGCGGCGCTCATCGTGGGCGTCGTGTCGCTCGTCGGCTCGGTCATCCCGATCCTCAACTACGTGTCGGGCTTCCTCGCGGTCGTGGGCATCGTGCTCGGGATCATCGGACTGATCCTCCGGGACCGGCCCCGGGGCATGGCGCTCGGCGGGCTCGTCCTGAGCGCGATCGCGCTGATCCTCTCGATCGTGCTCGCGATCGTCTACACGGTCGGCATCGCCACGGTCATCGGCGACGCCGTCGAGGACTCGCGGGAGCAGGCGCGCACGGCCGAGCCCGCCGATCCCGCGACGCCGGCCCCCGGCGCGACGGGCGGCATCACCGTCGACTACGAGCTGACGGGGACCGTGCCGAGCGCGCTGGCCACCTGGAGCAGCGTGTCCACGGACGACATCGGCTACGAGTCCGCCACCGCCCAGGGCCTGCCGTTCACGCGCGGCACGGTGCTGCCCGACGACGTGACGCCGCGCGACGGCGGCCTCACCCTGAGCGGGATGGCCGACGCGGCCGACGGCGACCTGACGTGCCGCATCAGCGTGCGCGGCGTGGTCGTCGAGGAGCGGACGGCCACGGGTCCCCAGGCGTCGGTCGTCTGCCTCGCCGACGTGGACGAGATCCGCGCGGCCGCCGCGGGCTGA
- a CDS encoding TetR family transcriptional regulator, translating to MPSTPPSDRPALGRPAAIDAQDLARVAIGLFAERGYEAVSMADIAEAAGVGRRSLFRYFPSKADLVWGGADVVGAELERLLGEGPGDRPLGEAYSDAFVGALGPRFLDLGMTRVRLRIIDAHPDLHGRSSPRITAASPALAAFVDRGLPELAGTLEAAAVAEALAAASHTALRWWATRSDDERPDASIRRAVRALALPGDAR from the coding sequence ATGCCGTCGACCCCGCCGAGCGACCGGCCCGCCCTTGGCCGGCCCGCCGCGATCGACGCGCAGGACCTCGCCCGCGTGGCCATCGGCCTGTTCGCCGAGCGCGGCTACGAGGCGGTCAGCATGGCCGACATCGCGGAGGCCGCGGGCGTCGGCCGCCGCAGCCTCTTCCGCTACTTCCCGTCGAAGGCCGACCTCGTGTGGGGCGGCGCGGACGTCGTCGGCGCCGAGCTCGAGCGCCTCCTCGGCGAGGGCCCGGGCGACCGGCCGCTGGGCGAGGCCTACTCCGACGCGTTCGTCGGCGCGCTCGGCCCGCGCTTCCTCGACCTCGGCATGACCCGGGTGCGGCTCCGGATCATCGACGCGCACCCCGACCTGCACGGCCGCTCGTCGCCGCGCATCACCGCCGCGTCGCCCGCGCTCGCCGCGTTCGTGGACCGCGGCCTGCCGGAGCTCGCCGGCACGCTCGAGGCGGCCGCCGTCGCCGAGGCGCTCGCCGCCGCCAGCCACACCGCGCTCCGTTGGTGGGCGACGCGATCCGACGACGAACGGCCCGACGCGTCCATCCGGCGGGCCGTCCGCGCGCTCGCGCTCCCCGGCGACGCCCGCTGA
- a CDS encoding lycopene cyclase domain-containing protein: MSYLVLDLLFLAPVAVVGFLFRRLLLREANAVPYGSSRFDYPEYYWYRRMPVAILLVMTLIFDNIMIKVGLVGYDPDKLVGLMLGYAPVEDFAYAIAALVLLPAVWYLLRRRRSVSGIEAHE; this comes from the coding sequence ATGAGCTACCTCGTGCTCGACCTGCTGTTCCTCGCGCCCGTCGCGGTCGTCGGGTTCCTGTTCCGCCGCCTGCTGCTGCGCGAGGCGAACGCCGTGCCGTACGGATCGAGCCGCTTCGACTACCCCGAGTACTACTGGTACCGCCGGATGCCCGTCGCGATCCTGCTCGTGATGACGCTCATCTTCGACAACATCATGATCAAGGTGGGCCTCGTCGGCTACGACCCCGACAAGCTCGTCGGCCTGATGCTCGGCTACGCGCCCGTCGAGGACTTCGCCTACGCGATCGCCGCCCTCGTGCTGCTGCCCGCCGTCTGGTACCTGCTGCGTCGCCGCCGCAGCGTGTCCGGCATCGAAGCGCATGAGTGA
- the idi gene encoding isopentenyl-diphosphate Delta-isomerase, with translation MPQHTELVVLLDDDGETIGTAPKATVHTRDTALHLAFSCHVFDAEGRILVTRRAIGKLTWPGVWTNSFCGHPAPDEDMVEAVHRRAEQELGLTLASVELVLPDFRYRATDAAGVVENEICPVFRAVAATPVDPRPEEVGEYQWVDPEELIPAVAHTPWAFSPWLTLQLPLLYPEHAAHAGLADAAAVPAV, from the coding sequence ATGCCACAGCACACCGAGCTCGTCGTCCTCCTGGACGACGACGGCGAGACCATCGGGACGGCGCCCAAGGCGACGGTCCACACCCGCGACACCGCGCTGCACCTCGCGTTCTCGTGCCACGTGTTCGACGCGGAGGGGCGGATCCTCGTCACGCGCCGCGCCATCGGCAAGCTCACCTGGCCCGGCGTCTGGACCAACTCGTTCTGCGGTCACCCCGCGCCCGACGAGGACATGGTCGAGGCCGTGCACCGCCGCGCCGAGCAGGAGCTGGGGCTGACCCTCGCGTCGGTCGAGCTCGTGCTGCCGGACTTCCGCTACCGCGCGACCGACGCCGCGGGTGTCGTCGAGAACGAGATCTGCCCGGTGTTCCGCGCCGTGGCGGCCACGCCGGTGGATCCGCGGCCCGAGGAGGTCGGCGAGTACCAGTGGGTGGACCCCGAGGAGCTCATCCCCGCCGTCGCCCACACGCCGTGGGCCTTCAGCCCGTGGCTCACGCTGCAGCTGCCGCTGCTCTACCCGGAGCACGCGGCGCACGCGGGGCTCGCGGACGCGGCGGCCGTGCCGGCCGTCTGA
- a CDS encoding polyprenyl synthetase family protein yields the protein MDATNLAAVSTSRQAHVNGVLDAFFARSLVRAEAMGDEYVKLWRTLESNTAGGKRFRPRMVMAAYDGLGGQDVQAAAHVGAAFEMLHTALIVHDDVIDRDFTRRGGPNVSGSYRDIATTQGLPQPLAEHRGMSAAVIAGDLALVNAYRLIDASGVRDLTRSHLLEILDDAVFASAAGELIDVEFSLTADVPSVEEILRMERLKTAVYSFEAPLQAGAVLAGASPAIVAALGDFGRDIGIAYQVVDDVLGVFGDEEETGKTNLGDLREGKRTVLIAHAVRSSEWKEISALVGKDDLSRGEAALVRSVLESSGARAYAEGVARDLAVAACARLDDPVVPEALRLELAPVAESVLGRIR from the coding sequence GTGGACGCCACCAACCTCGCTGCCGTCTCCACATCGAGGCAGGCCCACGTGAACGGCGTGCTGGATGCGTTCTTCGCCCGCTCGCTCGTGCGCGCCGAGGCCATGGGCGACGAGTACGTGAAGCTGTGGCGCACGCTGGAGTCCAACACGGCGGGCGGCAAGCGCTTCCGGCCCCGCATGGTCATGGCCGCGTACGACGGCCTCGGCGGCCAGGACGTGCAGGCCGCGGCCCACGTCGGCGCCGCCTTCGAGATGCTCCACACGGCGCTCATCGTCCACGACGACGTCATCGACCGCGACTTCACCAGGCGCGGCGGCCCCAACGTCTCCGGCTCCTACCGCGACATCGCGACCACGCAGGGCCTGCCCCAGCCGCTCGCCGAGCACCGCGGCATGTCGGCCGCCGTCATCGCGGGGGATCTGGCGCTCGTCAACGCGTACCGCCTCATCGACGCGAGCGGCGTGCGCGACCTCACGCGGTCGCATCTGCTCGAGATCCTCGACGACGCCGTGTTCGCCTCGGCGGCGGGCGAGCTCATCGACGTGGAGTTCTCGCTCACGGCGGACGTGCCGAGCGTCGAGGAGATCCTCCGCATGGAGCGCCTCAAGACCGCCGTCTACTCGTTCGAGGCGCCGCTGCAGGCGGGGGCCGTGCTCGCCGGCGCGAGCCCCGCGATCGTCGCCGCGCTCGGCGACTTCGGCCGCGACATCGGCATCGCCTACCAGGTGGTCGACGACGTGCTCGGCGTCTTCGGCGACGAGGAGGAGACCGGCAAGACCAACCTCGGCGACCTCCGCGAGGGCAAGCGCACCGTGCTCATCGCCCACGCCGTCCGCTCCTCGGAGTGGAAGGAGATCAGCGCGCTCGTCGGCAAGGACGACCTCTCCCGCGGCGAGGCGGCCCTCGTGCGCTCGGTGCTGGAGAGCTCCGGCGCCCGCGCGTACGCCGAGGGCGTGGCGCGCGACCTCGCCGTCGCCGCGTGCGCGCGCCTCGACGACCCGGTCGTGCCGGAGGCGCTCCGCCTCGAGCTCGCGCCCGTCGCGGAGTCCGTGCTCGGGCGCATCCGATGA